A genome region from Clupea harengus chromosome 7, Ch_v2.0.2, whole genome shotgun sequence includes the following:
- the nol6 gene encoding nucleolar protein 6: MKRKVAETTTEVGSESTCHVETESIEPNRSEDGDERPTKALKSDSKNKASTTALVRPLKVSNKELYKAPTPEELNQLKETESLFHCSLLKMQMEELLKEVVLSENKKRMVDSFVLKITELLHSVPETPVVELSDTTWLSNVEVPFILVPESTKGKFHMEPPTSVAMIGSYPLGTCIKPRVSVDLMVTIPSSVVHPMDAINQRYSRKRALYLAGLAEHLLSSKEVGTLRYSCLHGNRLRPILLLTPPGKDASSLTLRIHACPPPDFLKPGQLHPQKSKIRTEWFTGIDSPQPGGPDVPTPHYNSTVLGDHLPAAHLQFLSAVSDQCGAFKDAVALLKVWLRQRELDQGSGCFGGFLASMLVSYLLTSHKVSNHMSAYQLLRNTLHFLASTDLTENGITLARSPDSTAPSLSDFHSAFPVVFVDPSGHLNLCADITAHTYKQIQHEASLSVRFWDDPTMDSFQALLMTAKPLIRTYDHVFQLSGLAKMQSACKKLNLFSELMDHSGNYVRTALPLLLSLLQRGLGERVHLLAHSLAPDLEWPVTSEPPKHKDQPPLSFGLLLKSDHLASVLEKGPPADSPQAEEFRQLWGDRSELRRFQDGSITEAVLWEASTACLKRLVPQQIISHLLQLHADIPSSCIRYVGGLLDDVIIVRQENCGTGEEESLKVVQSYDDLSRKLWQLENLPLSITSVQGAHPALRYTQVVPPVPVRLDYKRFAREKNSRALVPQEGKPCPVYITPIKVICHMEGSGKWPHDRLAIRHIKAAFHIRLAELLRNTHKYPCNPTATHLDVWKDGLAFRIQVAYQREPQILREVVSPDGMLLMRDNPEAQALELETQHRPLLTSTLHGLQQQHPCFGAVCRLAKRWLGAQLFSADVCEDAADLLVAYLFLHPAPHTPPSSPQVGFLRFLHLLSSFDWRNSPLVVNLNSQLTVADYTEIKNDFVASRESLPTMFIATPTDRKQSMWTKDAPSVQMLQRIITVAAESLHVVEAQLTDATLTQDVRVAFRPPLDAYDVLIYLRPKQVPLVESAVDPPNHPPPRGIYEGSVTGGALPVVDFDPVSLYLIELREAFGDVALFFCDPYGGTVIAVVWKPKAFTPHPFKTGMMGARRVEVTEDKPSTVPNVEAILLDFSVLGEGLVHKVVPRTEKWVV, translated from the exons ATGAAGAGGAAGGTGGCAGAAACAACTACGGAGGTTGGCAGTGAG tcTACATGCCATGTCGAGACGGAGTCCATTGAGCCGAATCGCAGTGAAGATGGGGACGAGAGGCCGACGAAAGCGCTTAAGAGCGACTCAAAGAACAAGGCTTCCACTACTGCCCTCGTTCGACCATTGAAAGTGTCTAATAAGGAATTATACAAAGCTCCCACTCCGGAGGAGCTGAACCAGCTGAAAGAGACCGAGAGTCTGTTTCACTGCAGCCTGCTCAAGATGCAG ATGGAGGAACTCTTGAAGGAGGTGGTTTTAAGTGAGAACAAAAAGCGAATGGTGGACTCCTTCGTGCTGAAGATCACTGAGCTTCTCCACTCTGTACCAGAGACCCCTGTGGTCGAG cTGAGTGACACAACTTGGCTGTCAAACGTGGAGGTGCCGTTCATCCTTGTCCCCGAATCGACCAAAGGAAAGTTCCACATGGAGCCCCCTACCTCTGTGGCCATGATTGGCAGCTATCCTCTGGGCACCTGCATTAAACCACGAGTGTCTGTCGACTTAATGGTCACCATTCCTTCT AGTGTAGTGCACCCAATGGATGCCATCAACCAGCGGTACTCACGCAAGAGGGCACTATACCTTGCTGGCCTGGCAGagcatctcctctcctcaaagGAGGTTGGAACACTGCGCTATTcttgtctccatggcaaccgtCTCCGACCCATCTTGCTGCTGACACCGCCAG GTAAGGACGCTAGTAGCCTGACACTCCGCATTCACGCCTGCCCCCCACCTGACTTCCTGAAGCCCGGTCAACTCCACCCCCAGAAGAGCAAAATTCGTACAGAGTGGTTCACTGGTATTGATTCCCCACAGCCAG GAGGGCCTGATGTTCCCACCCCCCATTATAACAGCACAGTGCTGGGAGATCATCTTCCTGCCGCCCACCTACAGTTCCTCTCTGCAGTCAGTGACCAGTGTGGGGCCTTCAAAGACGCGGTGGCCCTGCTCAAGGTGtggctgaggcagagagagctggATCAG GGCTCTGGGTGTTTTGGTGGGTTTCTTGCGTCGATGTTGGTGTCCTACCTTCTTACGTCTCATAAAGTCAGCAACCACATGTCTGCATATCAGCTGCTCAGGAATACCCTGCACTTCCTAG CTTCAACAGACCTGACAGAGAATGGGATCACCCTGGCCAGAAGCCCCGACTCAACAGCT CCCAGTCTCTCAGACTTCCACAGTGCATTCCCAGTGGTGTTTGTTGACCCCTCTGGACACCTGAACTTGTGTGCTGATATCACAGCCCATACCTACAAACAG ATCCAGCACGAAGCTTCGCTGTCGGTGCGGTTCTGGGACGACCCGACCATGGACAGTTTCCAGGCCTTGCTAATGACTGCCAAACCTCTCATCAGAACCTACGACCACGTCTTCCA gctgTCTGGGCTGGCGAAAATGCAGTCTGCGTGCAAGAAGCTCAATCTCTTCAGCGAGCTCATGGACCACAGTGGGAACTACGTCCGCACTGCGCTGCCTCTTCTGCTGTCCCTCCTGCAACGAGGACTAGGAGAACGGGTCCACCTGCTTGCCCACTCACTGGCTCCTGATCTCGAG TGGCCAGTTACCAGTGAGCCCCCAAAACACAAAGACCAGCCGCCCCTGTCCTTTGGCCTGCTGCTCAAATCAGACCACCTGGCCTCTGTGCTGGAGAAGGGACCTCCTGCAGACAGTCCACAG gctGAAGAGTTTCGTCAGCTGTGGGGTGATCGCTCTGAGCTGCGGCGCTTCCAGGACGGCTCCATCACCGAGGCGGTGCTGTGGGAGGCCTCCACCGCCTGCCTGAAGAGGCTGGTGCCTCAGCAGATCATCAGCCACCTGCTGCAGCT TCATGCTGATATACCCTCCTCCTGTATCCGTTACGTTGGAGGGCTGCTTGATGATGTCATTATAGTGCGACAAGAG AACTGTggcacaggagaggaggagagcctgAAGGTTGTTCAGAGTTATGATGACCTGAGCCGTAAGCTGTGGCAGCTGGAGAATCTGCCCCTGTCCATCACTTCAGTCCAGGGAGCCCACCCTGCCCTCCGATACACacag GTCGTTCCCCCCGTCCCCGTGCGGCTGGACTACAAGCGCTTTGCCCGGGAGAAGAACAGCCGCGCTCTCGTGCCTCAGGAGGGGAAGCCCTGCCCTGTCTACATCACCCCTATCAAAG TGATCTGTCACATGGAGGGCAGTGGCAAGTGGCCACACGACCGTCTGGCCATCCGCCACATCAAGGCAGCGTTCCACATCCGCCTGGCAGAGCtgctgaggaacacacacaagtacCCCTGCAACCCCACGGCCACACACCTGGACGTCTGGAAG gacGGGCTGGCATTCCGGATCCAGGTGGCGTACCAGCGTGAGCCGCAGATCCTGAGGGAGGTGGTGTCCCCAGACGGGATGCTGCTCATGAGGGACAACCCCGAGGCCCAGGCCCTGGAGCTGGAgacccagcacaggcccctaCTCACCAGCACGCTGCATGG cctccagcagcagcacccgTGTTTCGGGGCGGTGTGTCGGCTGGCGAAGCGGTGGCTGGGAGCGCAGCTGTTCAGCGCAGACGTCTGTGAGGACGCAGCCGACCTGCTCGTGGCCTACCTCTTCCTGCACCCCGCACCTCATACCCCTCCCAG ttctCCTCAGGTTGGGTTCCTCAGGTTCCTTCACCTGCTCTCCTCCTTCGATTGGAGGAACAGCCCGCTGGTGGTGAACCTCAACAGCCAGCTCACAG TGGCAGACTACACAGAGATCAAGAATGACTTTGTAGCTTCCAGAGAATCCCTGCCTACCATGTTCATCGCCACGCCGACCGACAGGAAGCAGTCCATGTGGACCAAAGATGCTCCCTCAGTACAG ATGCTGCAGCGCATCATCACTGTGGCAGCGGAGAGCCTCCATGTTGTTGAGGCACAGCTCACAGACGCCACACTGACACAAGATGTGCGg GTGGCCTTCCGACCGCCCTTGGACGCGTACGACGTCTTGATCTACCTGAGGCCCAAGCAGGTGCCCCTGGTGGAGAGTGCGGTGGATCCCCCGaaccacccccctccccgcGGCATCTACGAGGGCTCCGTGACCGGAGGGGCGCTGCCCGTGGTCGACTTTGACCCCGTCAGCCTGTACCTTATAGAGCTCCGA GAAGCTTTTGGAGACGTCGCCCTGTTCTTCTGTGACCCCTATGGCGGTACAGTTATTGCGGTGGTATGGAAACCAAAGGCCTTCACCCCACATCCATTTAAG acgGGGATGATGGGTGCCCGACGTGTGGAGGTGACAGAAGACAAACCCTCCACCGTGCCAAACGTGGAGGCCATCCTGCTCGACTTCAGTGTCCTTGGGGAGGGGCTCGTCCACAAGGTCGTGCCAAGGACGGAGAAATGGGTGGTCTGA